From Rhodococcus sp. B7740:
ACAGTCGAATCGACGCGTCTCGAATTCGAGGGTAGCCCGGCCCGGCCGGAGACCGGTCGCAGCGTGCCACGGCGCACCGACGGAATTGCGATGGTGTTTCAGGACGCCATGACGGCACTCGATCCGGTGTGGACCATCGGGGGCCAGTTCAAGCACGTGCTCGCGGGAGCGGGAATCAAGGGCAGGCGTGAGCGTGCGGATACGACCGCGTACTGGCTGAACAAGGTCGGGCTCTCCGACACGAAGCGGGTGATGCGGAGTCGGCCGTACGAGTTGTCCGGCGGAATGCGGCAACGGGTGATGACGGCTCTGGCGTTGTGCGGGTCTCCGCGACTGCTGATTGCCGACGAGCCGACCAGCGCGCTCGATGCATCTCTTGCTCGCGGAACGATGGAGCTGCTGCAGAACCTGACCCAGGAGCAGGGGACTGCGCTGCTCATCGTCAGTCACGACATCAAGCTGTGCCTCGAGTTCTCCGACACGATGCTGGTTATGTACCGGGGTGAGTTGGTGGAGCAGAAGGCGTCCGCGGAGATCGTCGCAACCGCGACGCATCCGTACACCAAGGGGCTGCTGGGTTGCGTGCCCACGCTCGCGAATCGCTCGGCGTCGAGACTTCCCGTGCTCCGGGATTTCATGCCGGCCTGATCCTGTCGGGTCAGTTCCAGGTCGCCCGCTGCTCGACAGCACAAATCCGTGCAATTCCGATTCTGCAGGAGCTGTCTCCCCACGGAGCGGCGAGCGCCACCGGGATTTGCGTGGTCTCTATTGCTCCGGCGCGAGAACGATGTCGAATTGCACTCTCGACCAGGTGTTTTCTCCGAGGTCGCGACCGTCGGGGGTGCGGGTTCCGGCAGGCTGTTCCACGAAGTCCTTGACGAGGGAGTCCTTGACGCCGAACACCGAGTCGCGATCGAGCAGTTCGTCGCCGCGTACGAAGATGTGGGTGATCAGTGTCCGTTGACCCTCGGCGGTGACCATGAAATGCAGGTGCGACGCCCGCATCGGCGAGCGTCCTGCGGCGTCGAGCATCCGCCCGACGGGTCCGTCGAACGGGATGGGGTACGGAGTCGGGGTGAGGCCCCAGAACGCAAACTTTCCGTTCTCGTCGGAGAACAGGTGACCGCGGGCGGCGACCCGTCCGTCGGAGTACTGGACGTCGTAGAAGCCGTCGTCGTCGGCCTCCCATACTTCGATCCGAGCATTCGCAACTGGGTCGCCTGCGATATCGGTGACGGTTCCCTCGACCCAGCAGGCCTGGCCCGGTGCGCCGTGGGAGATGTCCCCACCCGACTCGATGGCGGGGGCGTCGTCGACGAAGAACGGACCGAACACCGTCGACTCCGTCTCGCCTGCGATCGCTTCGTTGTTGACGGTCACGGTCTGCATCGAGGCTCCGAAAACGTCGGAGAGCAGGATGAATTCCTGACGTCGGTCATCGGTGATGTGACCGACCTCGGTGAGGAACTCGATGGCCGTGTTCCATTCGTCCTGCGTCAGCCGGACCTCTCGGATGAACGCGTGGAGATGCTCGGTCAATCCCGTGAGCAGTTCTCGCAGTCGCGGATCGGGGGTGTCGGCGAAACTGGCGACGACCTTGTCGGTCAGTGCCCGCTCCCGGCTGCTCTGCTCGGCGGAGATATCGGTGCGACTGTCGATACCCATGTCAGCGTCCCTCGTTCTCGGAAGTCGTTCCGGCCCAGGCGTTACGGAGCAGTACCATGAGCGATTCAGCAGTGACCGGCCGCGGATTGGAGGCGGGAGCCGCGTCGA
This genomic window contains:
- a CDS encoding ABC transporter ATP-binding protein, translating into MTTTAEPEALSLSIRPSDAHTDSGAADHTSVLDVENLSVTYGSGDSAVVAVKDVSFAIAPGQRVALVGESGSGKSTLAMTIAGLLDVSAGATVESTRLEFEGSPARPETGRSVPRRTDGIAMVFQDAMTALDPVWTIGGQFKHVLAGAGIKGRRERADTTAYWLNKVGLSDTKRVMRSRPYELSGGMRQRVMTALALCGSPRLLIADEPTSALDASLARGTMELLQNLTQEQGTALLIVSHDIKLCLEFSDTMLVMYRGELVEQKASAEIVATATHPYTKGLLGCVPTLANRSASRLPVLRDFMPA
- a CDS encoding dioxygenase family protein, producing the protein MGIDSRTDISAEQSSRERALTDKVVASFADTPDPRLRELLTGLTEHLHAFIREVRLTQDEWNTAIEFLTEVGHITDDRRQEFILLSDVFGASMQTVTVNNEAIAGETESTVFGPFFVDDAPAIESGGDISHGAPGQACWVEGTVTDIAGDPVANARIEVWEADDDGFYDVQYSDGRVAARGHLFSDENGKFAFWGLTPTPYPIPFDGPVGRMLDAAGRSPMRASHLHFMVTAEGQRTLITHIFVRGDELLDRDSVFGVKDSLVKDFVEQPAGTRTPDGRDLGENTWSRVQFDIVLAPEQ